From Streptomyces sp. CMB-StM0423, a single genomic window includes:
- a CDS encoding DUF5919 domain-containing protein gives MGEEVVAIKALVRQRHLSYAGFCQEWEKIAEGIDKRLSGSHPGHAQFYRWLKGDLRSGKPRTDSCRVLETMFPGWTIDELFAPYRVRASDNHRKLPGQGNRHLDLTGVYMSRPQLLSEVPLDEMIENASLVRASGLSLNLLVQHYPDAQIRRLIESGTRFQLLFLDPGSEAMKVREREEGYDIGFLAGLTEINLRIAKERVRSLLETEKRDRVEIGISNETLRFNITLIDDATGVIQPYLPQARGVDSPTFLVERRAHGGELFHAYEQIFTSLWDRATLL, from the coding sequence ATGGGCGAAGAAGTGGTGGCCATCAAGGCATTGGTCCGGCAGCGCCACCTCAGCTACGCGGGTTTCTGCCAGGAATGGGAGAAGATCGCGGAAGGGATTGACAAGAGGCTCAGCGGCAGCCACCCTGGGCACGCCCAGTTCTACCGGTGGTTAAAGGGAGACCTTCGGAGCGGAAAGCCTCGCACCGACTCCTGCAGAGTCCTTGAGACTATGTTTCCCGGCTGGACGATCGATGAGCTTTTCGCTCCTTACCGTGTAAGAGCGTCAGACAACCACCGGAAACTTCCCGGCCAGGGAAATCGACACCTCGACCTGACGGGTGTCTACATGTCCCGGCCGCAACTCCTGTCCGAGGTGCCGCTTGACGAAATGATCGAAAACGCCTCCCTCGTTCGGGCAAGCGGACTCTCCCTCAACCTTCTCGTTCAGCACTACCCGGACGCACAGATTCGCCGCTTGATCGAGTCCGGCACACGGTTCCAGTTACTCTTCCTGGATCCGGGCAGCGAGGCGATGAAGGTTCGCGAGCGCGAGGAAGGGTACGACATCGGGTTCCTGGCCGGCCTCACCGAGATCAACCTGAGGATCGCGAAGGAGCGCGTGCGCTCTCTTCTGGAGACAGAGAAACGCGATCGAGTCGAGATCGGCATCTCGAATGAGACCCTCAGGTTCAACATCACCCTCATCGATGACGCGACCGGGGTGATCCAGCCTTATCTTCCGCAGGCTCGCGGTGTGGATTCTCCGACGTTTCTGGTCGAGCGCAGGGCACACGGCGGTGAGCTTTTCCACGCGTACGAGCAGATCTTCACCTCACTCTGGGATCGAGCGACACTCCTATGA
- a CDS encoding VOC family protein yields MGNPVVHFEVIGRDPAKLRSYYGELFGWEFGVGDAATESVSQPGTYGFVDGSTTDGGINGGIGGGEGYEGRVLFYVGVPDVEAALQKAETLGGTRRMGPEGTPGTLVVGHFTDPEGHLIGVAGTR; encoded by the coding sequence ATGGGAAACCCCGTGGTGCACTTCGAGGTCATCGGACGCGACCCCGCGAAGCTCCGGAGCTACTACGGCGAGTTGTTCGGGTGGGAGTTCGGCGTCGGCGACGCGGCCACCGAGTCGGTCTCCCAGCCCGGCACCTACGGCTTCGTGGACGGCAGCACGACGGACGGAGGAATCAACGGCGGCATCGGCGGCGGCGAGGGCTACGAGGGCCGCGTCCTGTTCTACGTGGGCGTCCCCGACGTGGAAGCGGCACTCCAGAAGGCCGAGACCCTGGGCGGCACCCGCCGCATGGGCCCGGAGGGCACCCCGGGAACCCTGGTGGTAGGCCACTTCACAGACCCCGAGGGCCATCTGATCGGCGTAGCCGGCACGAGGTAG
- a CDS encoding succinic semialdehyde dehydrogenase — MTETAAGNPTASASDGARTAVAVAAAFVTPALVERLTRGVAGAGTVAVRSPLTGEVLAEVPEAGPADVEAAFERARAAQRAWAARPVRERAAVLLRFHDLLLRHQDEVLDLVQLETGKARLHAHEEVQSVTLAARHYGRRAPAYLGPKRHTGALPTLTKVTELRHPRGVVGQIAPWNYPLELSVGDALPALVAGNALVMKPDSKTPLTALWARRKLVEAGLPEEVWQVVIGPGPVVGPEIVRHADYVSFTGSTRTGREVAQGAAARLVGASLELGGKNPMLVLADADVEKAAEGAVRAAFASAGQLCISVERLYVHESVADAFLARFVARTRALRLGNTLGYGADMGSLVSEQQLETVTRHVDEAVGKGAEVLAGGRARPDVGPYFYEPTILDGVEPGMTVCDEETFGPVVSVYRFRDEDDAVARANATPYGLNASVWTKDGRRGGRIAARIQSGTVNVNEAYGAAYGSVQAPMGGMKDSGVGRRHGAEGILKYTESQTVAQQRVVPLAPFALGPLRYDDDKSYAAFMSRGLRALKALRFR, encoded by the coding sequence ATGACGGAGACCGCCGCAGGCAACCCCACCGCTTCCGCTTCCGACGGCGCCCGCACCGCCGTCGCCGTCGCCGCCGCGTTCGTCACGCCCGCGCTCGTCGAGCGCCTGACCCGCGGCGTGGCCGGCGCCGGCACCGTCGCCGTCCGGTCCCCGCTGACCGGCGAGGTGCTGGCCGAGGTGCCGGAGGCGGGGCCCGCGGACGTGGAGGCCGCGTTCGAGCGGGCCCGCGCCGCGCAGCGCGCCTGGGCGGCCAGGCCCGTACGCGAGCGGGCCGCCGTGCTGCTGCGCTTCCACGACCTGCTGCTGCGTCACCAGGACGAGGTGCTGGACCTCGTGCAGTTGGAGACCGGCAAGGCGCGGCTGCACGCGCACGAGGAGGTGCAGTCCGTCACGCTGGCCGCCCGCCACTACGGCCGCAGGGCCCCCGCCTACCTCGGCCCCAAGCGCCACACCGGCGCGCTGCCGACGCTGACCAAGGTCACGGAACTGCGCCACCCACGCGGCGTCGTCGGCCAGATCGCGCCCTGGAACTACCCGCTCGAACTCTCCGTCGGCGACGCCCTGCCCGCCCTCGTCGCGGGCAACGCGCTCGTCATGAAGCCCGACTCCAAGACCCCGCTGACCGCCCTGTGGGCACGCCGGAAGCTGGTCGAGGCCGGGCTGCCCGAGGAGGTGTGGCAGGTCGTGATCGGCCCGGGGCCCGTCGTCGGCCCCGAGATCGTCCGGCACGCCGACTACGTCTCCTTCACCGGCTCCACCCGCACCGGACGCGAGGTCGCCCAGGGCGCCGCGGCCCGGCTCGTCGGCGCCTCGCTGGAGCTGGGCGGCAAGAACCCCATGCTGGTGCTCGCCGACGCCGACGTGGAGAAGGCGGCGGAGGGCGCCGTGCGCGCGGCGTTCGCGTCGGCGGGGCAGTTGTGCATCTCCGTCGAGCGGCTGTACGTGCACGAGTCGGTCGCCGACGCCTTCCTCGCCCGCTTCGTCGCCAGGACCAGGGCCCTGCGGCTGGGCAACACCCTCGGCTACGGCGCCGACATGGGCTCGCTGGTCAGCGAGCAGCAGTTGGAGACCGTCACCCGGCACGTGGACGAGGCGGTCGGCAAGGGCGCCGAGGTGCTGGCCGGCGGGCGGGCGCGGCCCGATGTGGGCCCGTACTTCTACGAGCCGACGATCCTCGACGGCGTCGAGCCCGGCATGACCGTCTGCGACGAGGAGACCTTCGGGCCCGTCGTCTCGGTCTACCGCTTCCGCGACGAGGACGACGCCGTCGCGCGCGCCAACGCGACGCCGTACGGGCTGAACGCGAGCGTGTGGACGAAGGACGGCCGCCGGGGCGGCCGGATCGCGGCCAGGATCCAGTCGGGCACGGTGAACGTCAACGAGGCGTACGGGGCCGCGTACGGCAGCGTGCAGGCGCCCATGGGCGGGATGAAGGACTCCGGGGTCGGCCGGCGGCACGGCGCGGAGGGGATCCTGAAGTACACGGAGTCGCAGACGGTGGCGCAGCAGCGGGTGGTACCGCTGGCGCCGTTCGCGCTGGGGCCGCTGCGGTACGACGACGACAAGAGCTACGCGGCCTTCATGAGCCGCGGGCTGCGGGCGCTGAAAGCGCTGCGGTTCCGCTGA
- a CDS encoding winged helix DNA-binding domain-containing protein encodes MTDSAVLRARARAQCVAGGVRCAGAEEVVARVFAVQAQDLEAAALGLRARAYGLTRTAVREALEERRTLVRGWFMRGTLHLVPAADVHWLLALYGPRLVSRAARRYRDLGLDEGVYERAERVVVDAVAAHGPLTRPELAERLARVGVQPDGQAPFHVIRRAALAGLVCHGPLRAGEPTYVALRDWLPPPAGPQPAGDAAVRELVRRYLRGHGPAAPGDFAAWSGLPPGTARRVWPDEPGTDEPGTDEQTKDDQRRDVPGKDDSGPPPDVRLLPAYDDYWLGWRDRDAAIPRDFVRAVRPGGGQIRAAVTVNGRAAGTWTRLRKGTVQVSMFAEGPDRVAADVTAEAADVARFLQS; translated from the coding sequence GTGACGGATTCCGCCGTGCTCCGCGCGCGGGCGCGGGCGCAGTGCGTCGCCGGGGGCGTCCGGTGCGCCGGCGCCGAGGAGGTCGTGGCGCGCGTCTTCGCCGTGCAGGCGCAGGACCTGGAGGCCGCGGCACTCGGGCTGCGGGCGCGCGCGTACGGGCTCACCCGCACCGCCGTGCGCGAGGCGCTGGAGGAGCGGCGGACCCTGGTCCGCGGCTGGTTCATGCGCGGCACGCTGCACCTGGTACCCGCGGCGGACGTGCACTGGCTGCTCGCCCTCTACGGCCCCCGCCTCGTCTCCCGCGCCGCCCGGCGCTACCGCGACCTCGGTCTGGACGAGGGCGTGTACGAGCGCGCGGAGCGCGTCGTCGTGGACGCGGTCGCGGCGCACGGGCCGCTCACCCGCCCCGAGTTGGCCGAGCGGCTGGCGCGCGTCGGCGTCCAGCCCGACGGGCAGGCGCCGTTCCACGTCATCCGCAGGGCGGCGCTCGCGGGGCTGGTCTGCCACGGGCCGCTGCGGGCGGGGGAGCCCACGTACGTCGCGCTGCGCGACTGGCTGCCGCCCCCGGCAGGCCCGCAGCCGGCCGGCGACGCCGCGGTGCGCGAGCTGGTCCGGCGCTACCTCCGCGGCCACGGACCCGCCGCCCCGGGCGACTTCGCCGCCTGGTCGGGCCTGCCGCCGGGCACGGCCCGCCGCGTATGGCCGGACGAGCCGGGAACGGACGAGCCGGGAACGGACGAGCAGACCAAGGACGACCAGCGCAGGGACGTGCCGGGCAAAGACGATTCGGGCCCGCCCCCCGACGTGCGCCTCCTCCCCGCCTACGACGACTACTGGCTCGGCTGGCGCGACCGCGACGCCGCCATCCCCCGGGACTTCGTCCGCGCCGTCCGCCCCGGCGGCGGCCAGATTCGCGCCGCTGTTACCGTGAATGGCCGCGCGGCCGGCACATGGACCCGCCTGCGGAAGGGAACCGTGCAGGTCAGCATGTTCGCCGAGGGCCCCGACCGGGTTGCGGCGGATGTCACGGCGGAGGCCGCCGATGTCGCACGTTTTCTACAGAGTTGA
- a CDS encoding APC family permease, with the protein MSDQATPLVRRLGVGDAVLVGLGAMLGAGIFAALAPAARAAGSGLLIGLGAAAVVAYCNATSSARLAARYPASGGTYVYGRERLGPFWGYLAGWAFVVGKTASCAAMALTIGAYAWPEQKHVVAVAAVVALTAVNYRGVQKSALLTRVIVAAVLAVLAAVVVAALTSGAAEADRLRPGGDTSVRGVLEAAGLLFFAFAGYARIATLGEEVRDPERTIPRAVPVALGITLVAYAAVAVAVLAVLGAGGLAHATAPLSDAASAAGAGWLEPVVRVGAAVAALGSLLALILGISRTTLAMARDRHLPHGLAAVHERFRVPHRAELAVGAVVSVVAATVDVRGAIGFSSFGVLLYYAVANASAWTLTPEEGRPPRVVPAVGLAGCVVLAFSLPPVSVAAGAGVLAAGALAFAVRGRWAER; encoded by the coding sequence ATGTCCGACCAGGCCACCCCTCTCGTCCGCCGTCTAGGCGTCGGCGACGCCGTGCTCGTCGGCCTCGGCGCCATGCTCGGCGCCGGGATCTTCGCCGCCCTCGCGCCCGCCGCCCGCGCCGCCGGCTCCGGGTTGCTCATCGGGCTCGGCGCCGCCGCCGTCGTCGCGTACTGCAACGCCACCTCCTCCGCCCGCCTCGCCGCCCGCTACCCCGCCTCCGGCGGCACCTACGTCTACGGCCGCGAGCGCCTCGGCCCCTTCTGGGGCTACCTCGCCGGGTGGGCGTTCGTCGTCGGCAAGACCGCGTCGTGCGCGGCGATGGCGCTGACGATCGGCGCGTACGCCTGGCCGGAGCAGAAGCACGTCGTCGCGGTGGCCGCCGTCGTGGCGCTGACGGCCGTCAACTACCGCGGGGTGCAGAAGTCCGCGCTCCTCACCCGGGTGATCGTCGCGGCCGTGCTCGCGGTGCTGGCCGCCGTCGTCGTGGCGGCGCTGACCAGCGGCGCCGCCGAGGCGGACCGGCTGCGGCCGGGCGGGGACACCTCGGTGCGGGGGGTGCTGGAGGCGGCGGGGCTGCTGTTCTTCGCGTTCGCCGGATACGCGCGCATCGCCACGCTCGGCGAGGAGGTACGCGACCCGGAGCGCACCATCCCGCGCGCGGTGCCGGTGGCGCTGGGCATCACGCTCGTCGCGTACGCGGCGGTGGCGGTGGCCGTCCTCGCCGTCCTCGGCGCCGGCGGTCTCGCGCACGCGACGGCGCCGCTGTCGGACGCGGCGTCGGCGGCGGGCGCGGGGTGGCTGGAGCCGGTGGTGCGGGTCGGGGCGGCGGTGGCGGCGCTGGGGTCGCTGCTGGCGCTGATCCTCGGGATCTCCCGTACGACGCTGGCGATGGCCAGGGACCGCCATCTGCCGCACGGTCTCGCGGCGGTGCACGAGCGGTTCCGGGTGCCGCACCGGGCGGAGCTGGCGGTCGGCGCGGTGGTGTCAGTGGTGGCTGCGACAGTGGACGTGCGCGGGGCGATCGGGTTCTCCTCGTTCGGGGTGCTGCTGTACTACGCCGTGGCCAACGCCTCGGCGTGGACGCTCACCCCGGAGGAGGGCCGCCCGCCGCGCGTGGTGCCTGCGGTGGGACTTGCGGGGTGCGTGGTGCTGGCGTTCTCGCTGCCGCCGGTGTCGGTGGCGGCGGGCGCGGGGGTGCTGGCGGCGGGCGCGCTGGCGTTTGCGGTACGGGGACGGTGGGCGGAGCGGTGA
- a CDS encoding serine/threonine-protein kinase yields MTDEGDKVGDEPTSYGLRPPQQNADGIAQGPAATQVVGDPAVGRLIGGRYRLAARLGVGGMGTVWRAHDEVVDRDVAVKEPRLPADLDERMRQTAYERMQREARAAARIDHPSVVTVHDVVVEDGRPWIVMELVRGRSLGDQLTEGTLDPREVARIGGAVLGALTAAHEAGILHRDVKPDNVLLGRHDRVVLTDFGIAQIEGEQGLTETGAFVGSPEYIAPERVLGQRPGPESDLWSLGVVMYAAVEGMSPYRRQTAPATLQAVLSAEPAAPARGSGALGMVVMQLLRKDPAARPAPDEVRRQLEAVARPVPAPTMIAPVAGGAGGGEDGAGGGRGGKLAAALPKGRGGKLAVLGGAIAVVAVLVLTLANPLGGGDDAPAGWKTYDETEQLKASLAVPEDYKRSVDEGTVTYTDPGGMPSLWLTRSSGNEDSALSEANQTLACDKGDNIECTELSSDVDGSIKEFEYRGKDAAEMVTTWTRDEGYETETEMRSREFFYVNDDNIGWHLTVEMPAAGEGKRDGERVFREVVDSLDIQDL; encoded by the coding sequence ATGACGGACGAGGGGGACAAGGTGGGGGACGAGCCGACGAGCTACGGCCTGCGGCCACCGCAGCAGAACGCCGACGGCATCGCGCAGGGGCCCGCGGCCACGCAGGTCGTCGGCGATCCCGCGGTGGGCCGGCTGATCGGCGGGCGCTACCGCCTCGCCGCCCGCCTCGGCGTCGGCGGCATGGGCACCGTCTGGCGGGCCCACGACGAGGTCGTCGACCGCGACGTCGCCGTGAAGGAGCCCCGGCTGCCCGCCGATCTCGACGAGCGGATGCGGCAGACGGCGTACGAGCGGATGCAGCGCGAGGCCCGCGCCGCCGCCCGGATCGACCACCCCTCCGTCGTCACCGTGCACGACGTGGTGGTGGAGGACGGCAGGCCCTGGATCGTGATGGAGCTGGTCCGCGGCCGCTCCCTCGGCGACCAGCTCACCGAGGGCACCCTCGACCCGCGCGAGGTGGCGCGCATCGGCGGCGCCGTGCTCGGCGCGCTGACCGCCGCGCACGAGGCGGGGATCCTGCACCGCGACGTCAAGCCCGACAACGTGCTGCTCGGCCGGCACGACCGCGTCGTGCTCACCGACTTCGGCATCGCGCAGATCGAGGGGGAGCAGGGGCTGACGGAGACCGGCGCGTTCGTCGGGTCGCCGGAGTACATCGCGCCGGAGCGGGTGCTCGGCCAGCGGCCGGGCCCCGAGTCGGACCTGTGGTCGCTGGGCGTGGTGATGTACGCGGCGGTGGAGGGCATGTCCCCGTACCGCAGGCAGACCGCTCCGGCGACGCTCCAGGCCGTGCTCTCCGCAGAACCGGCGGCGCCGGCGCGCGGCTCCGGGGCGCTGGGCATGGTCGTGATGCAGTTGCTGCGCAAGGACCCGGCGGCGCGGCCGGCGCCGGACGAGGTGCGCCGGCAGTTGGAGGCGGTGGCCCGGCCGGTGCCGGCGCCGACGATGATCGCCCCGGTGGCGGGCGGTGCCGGCGGCGGAGAGGACGGCGCGGGCGGCGGGCGCGGCGGGAAGCTGGCGGCGGCGCTGCCGAAGGGGCGCGGCGGGAAGCTGGCCGTGTTGGGCGGGGCGATAGCCGTGGTGGCTGTGCTGGTGCTGACGCTGGCGAACCCGCTCGGCGGTGGCGACGACGCGCCGGCGGGCTGGAAGACGTACGACGAGACGGAACAGCTCAAGGCGTCGCTGGCGGTGCCGGAGGACTACAAGCGCAGCGTCGACGAGGGCACGGTCACGTACACGGACCCGGGCGGCATGCCCAGCCTGTGGCTCACCCGCTCCTCCGGCAACGAGGACAGCGCGCTGAGCGAGGCCAACCAGACGCTGGCGTGCGACAAGGGCGACAACATCGAGTGCACCGAGCTGAGTTCCGACGTCGACGGGTCGATCAAGGAGTTCGAGTACCGGGGCAAGGACGCCGCCGAGATGGTCACGACGTGGACCCGCGACGAGGGGTACGAGACCGAGACCGAGATGCGCAGCCGGGAGTTCTTCTACGTCAACGACGACAACATCGGCTGGCACCTGACCGTGGAGATGCCGGCCGCGGGCGAGGGCAAGCGGGACGGCGAGCGGGTCTTCCGGGAGGTCGTCGACTCGCTCGACATCCAGGACCTGTGA
- a CDS encoding inositol monophosphatase family protein — protein MTDLADLLKVADGAVELAKSIIVSRDPGEITAKGDRDMASAVDFAVEASVREYLAGLTPDIAFLGEEEGKSPKAGRFMWALDPVDGTANFVRGIPLCCVSLGLFDGKRCVLGVVDLPFMGARYHAVEGGGAYCGSRRIHASGTSDVSAAIVSIGDYAVGPDARVRNEQRLAITERLAGRVQRVRMWGTAALDLVWVAEGKTDASVILSNNPWDTSAGVVIAREAGARVVSASGSAHDIDSGETIAVAPELLPQIISLVQEQ, from the coding sequence ATGACCGACCTTGCCGATCTACTCAAAGTCGCCGACGGCGCCGTCGAACTCGCCAAGTCCATCATCGTCAGCCGCGACCCCGGCGAGATCACCGCCAAAGGCGACCGCGACATGGCGTCCGCGGTCGATTTCGCCGTCGAGGCGTCGGTGCGGGAGTATCTGGCCGGTCTGACTCCGGACATCGCCTTCCTGGGCGAGGAGGAAGGGAAGTCGCCGAAGGCAGGGCGGTTCATGTGGGCCCTGGATCCGGTTGACGGCACCGCAAACTTCGTTCGCGGTATCCCGCTCTGCTGTGTCTCTCTGGGGCTCTTCGATGGTAAGCGCTGCGTACTCGGCGTCGTCGACCTGCCGTTCATGGGTGCCCGGTACCACGCCGTCGAAGGGGGTGGCGCGTACTGCGGATCAAGAAGGATCCACGCGAGCGGCACAAGCGACGTGAGCGCCGCCATCGTGTCCATCGGGGACTACGCCGTCGGCCCGGACGCGCGCGTGCGCAACGAGCAGCGGCTGGCGATCACCGAGCGGCTTGCGGGACGGGTTCAGCGGGTGCGTATGTGGGGAACCGCGGCCCTGGACCTGGTGTGGGTCGCGGAAGGGAAGACCGACGCGAGCGTCATCTTGTCCAACAACCCTTGGGACACGTCGGCGGGCGTCGTGATTGCGCGCGAAGCCGGTGCGCGAGTTGTCTCCGCGTCCGGAAGCGCACACGACATCGACTCGGGCGAAACCATTGCCGTGGCCCCGGAGTTGCTTCCCCAGATCATTTCGCTGGTCCAGGAACAGTGA